The window TGCGCGTTGTTGTAGGATCGCCTGGCTGTACGGGCAAGGTTCCGCACTGGGTCAAGACACGAAGCGGTACGCTGGATGAACAAAATTTGAATCTCTGCGCCCTACGCGACATTGCGATTGACGTGGCGGAAAAAGAGAACGTGCGTTTCGCAGATATCTTTTGGCCCATGTATCAGGCGCAAGTCTTCGCACCGGGGCAACATAACGCCACGTCCGAAAAGCCCTACGACGTAGCGGGGAGCGATGGAGTGCATCCTAATTGGGCCGGTCATGTCATCATGGCATGGTCGCTGTTGCGATCGCTCGGCCTCAATGGCGACATCGGTACGATCACGATTGATTTGGACAAGCAAGCCGCAGCCGCGAGTGAAGGCCATCAAATCGATAGCTATTTGGGGGGCGTCGCGACCATCACGAGCCAACGATACCCTTTCTGTGCCCGCGGTGATCTTCACAGCGACGCGAGTATCCGCTCGGGAACGACATTGGTGCCCTTCACCGAAGACTTGAATCGCTTTGTCTTGAAAGGGGTTGGCGCGAAACCAGGGCAATACGAAGTGCGATGGGGCGATCAATCCAAAACGTTCTCCGACCAGGAGTTGGCAGCGGGGATTCATTTGCCCGTCGAGTTTCCAGAGAATCCGTTCTGCGAGGCCTTCGATCGTGTTGACGGTGCGGTGGCCGAAAAACAAGCCTTTGAAACCAAGCAAGTCAAAGCCATTTTCCATGGAGCCCCGGGCAAAGCCGACTTCGAGAAAGCGGTTTTGGAGACCGAAGCCGAACGAGCCCCCTTGGCCCAGGCCGTCGCCGACGCAGTCGTGCCCGTCACGCATACGATCAAGATCACCCGCATTGCGGGC is drawn from Novipirellula artificiosorum and contains these coding sequences:
- a CDS encoding SGNH/GDSL hydrolase family protein; the protein is MRYSALLILFTATWAASVAMGQTVSERNDVSPSVKPVTFGPYDYEVKPDHEAFEIFHPRRAPQIGPLLLKTGDRLAICGDSITEQKRYSRIMETYLTVCVPQLKVTCRQYGWSGEKTDGFYNRMDKDCLSFQPTVATLVYGMNDCRYRPFDVTNGQWYEDHYTAIVRRFKQADVRVVVGSPGCTGKVPHWVKTRSGTLDEQNLNLCALRDIAIDVAEKENVRFADIFWPMYQAQVFAPGQHNATSEKPYDVAGSDGVHPNWAGHVIMAWSLLRSLGLNGDIGTITIDLDKQAAAASEGHQIDSYLGGVATITSQRYPFCARGDLHSDASIRSGTTLVPFTEDLNRFVLKGVGAKPGQYEVRWGDQSKTFSDQELAAGIHLPVEFPENPFCEAFDRVDGAVAEKQAFETKQVKAIFHGAPGKADFEKAVLETEAERAPLAQAVADAVVPVTHTIKITRIAG